The following are encoded together in the Neospora caninum Liverpool complete genome, chromosome IV genome:
- a CDS encoding wdr19 protein, related gives MPSGKLATECLKTHSSVVLEHKGITAEKALPKILQLVALNRLQDAFDVAKDCICLQPAARSKTPLERQIWEMLGKAALDQMDLESAEKAYQQIPKADMLLWLNAIRQRSEEKLVAAGNIYIHMDEYDKAEEAFLKSQQPTLALDLLVDLQKWDRALTVAQTLDPTRLAPLNLRYAQDLEADGKYQRALRHYERAREILSKPTDLSGSGRESPKALGESPDERGAPGKEIRSNGDHPSRTSNVLSPERICLAGIARCAIRIGEIQRGMQMAVDLGDKAVLEESASLLERLRQFAEAASLHQKAGNIDKAAALYIEVKTPRHFACGDAHEFVAAAPLMTQIESPKIQLLFAKAKEEQRCFQDAMEAYARAKHYQAVVRIMLQELGREQEAFEIVRTTRSSVAADTAAEFCRKKGCVKEAVEFLVVAGRVQEAVALAEERDEMEPFVQCVGDGMGADVQKRIAVYYEKQNLPLQAARHYANCGNAEKALDLYLHADVPAYDAAIDLVGRFKQVGLIRRLRDLLEGVSDGVPKDPSFLHKLHVALGDHVEAAKGACKVAAKEQGEGHYKAAHDILFRTWKNLAEQQLPVPQQLVTRFTTLHSYILVRRLMRAGDFPVAAYLLERVLQNIHEYVFDFYN, from the exons ATGCCATCTGGCAAGCTGGCGACGGAGTGTTTAAAGACGCACTCCTCAGTCGTCTTGGAACACAAAG GCATCACTGCGGAGAAAGCTCTCCCAAAGATCCTGCAACTTGTGGCCCTCAACAGGCTCCAAGACGCGTTCGATGTCGCCAAGGACTGTATTTGTCTCCAGCCAGCTGCCAGAAGCAAAA CGCCGTTGGAGAGGCAGATCTGGGAAATGCTAGGAAAGGCAGCTTTGGACCAGATGGACCTCGAATCTGCCGAGAAAGCGTACCAGCAAATTCCCAAGGCTGACATGCTTCTCTGGCTGAACGCCATTCGCCagcggagcgaagagaaactcgTTGCAGCTGGCAATATCTACA TACACATGGACGAGTACGacaaggcggaagaagcgttCTTGAAGTCGCAGCAGCCAACTCTGGCTCTCGATCTTCTAGTTGATTTGCAGAAGTGGGACAGGGCTTTGACTGTGGCTCAG ACTTTAGATCCGACGAGGCTCGCCCCACTCAACCTCCGCTATGCCCAGGATCTCGAGGCCGACGGCAAGTATCAGAGAGCCTTGCGTCATTATGAACGAGCTCGGGAGATTCTCAGCAAGCCCACGGATCTCTCGGGATCCGGACGGGAGTCGCCGAAGGCCTTGGGCGAGTCTCCAGACGAACGCGGGGCACCCGGCAAGGAAATCCGCAGCAACGGGGACCACCCGTCTCGAACGTCGAACGTGTTATCACCCGAGAGGATTTGCCTGGCTGGGATCGCAAGATGTGCAATACGGATAGGTGAAATCCAGCGCGGGATGCAGATGGCTGTCGACCTCGGCGACAAGGCAGTATTAGAGGAATCCGCCTCGCTCCTTGAACGTCTCAGACAGTTCGCGGAAGCGGCAAGCCTTCATCAGAAGGCCGGAAATATAGACAAGGCTGCAGCCTTGTACATTGAGGTGAAAACACCGAGGCACTTCGCTTGTGGGGAT GCCCACGAATTCGTAGCAGCTGCGCCGTTGATGACGCAGATAGAGTCGCCGAAGATCCAACTTCTGTTTgcaaaggcgaaggaggaacaACGCTGCTTCCAGGATGCAATGGAAGCTTACGCACGGGCGAAACATTATCAAGCCGTGGTCCGAATAATG CTCCAGGAACTTGGACGAGAGCAAGAAGCGTTTGAGATAGTCCGCACGACACGGTCGTCGGTGGCTGCTGACACCGCCGCCGAGTTTTGCAG gaagaaagggtGCGTGAAGGAGGCTGTCGAGTTCCTTGTCGTTGCGGGGCGTGTCCAGGAGGCAGTGGCGCTGGCTGAAGAGCGGGACGAAATGGAGCCCTTTGTCCAA TGTGTTGGAGACGGAATGGGAGCCGACGTTCAGAAACGGATTGCTGTATACTACGAGAAGCAAAATCTGCCTTTACAAGCGGCGCGGCATTACGCTAATTgcggaaacgcagaaaaagcaTTGGATCTGTACTTGCAC GCAGACGTGCCCGCATACGATGCGGCCATCGATCTTGTGGGCCGATTCAAGCAGGTGGGCCTTATTCGAAGACTCCGCGACCTCCTGGAAG GCGTCTCAGACGGCGTTCCGAAAGATCCATCCTTTCTTCACAA ACTCCATGTGGCCCTGGGGGATCATGTGGAAGCGGCGaagggcgcatgcaaagtGGCTGCAAAAGAACAAGGCGAGGGGCACTACAAAGCGGCGCACGATATCCTGTTCCGGACGTGGAAGAACCTAGCGGAACAGCAGTTGCCTGTTCCCCAGCAGCTCGTAACCCGCTTTACGACGCTTCACTCGTATATTCTCGTCCGACGGTTGATGCGAGCAGGCGActtccccgtcgccgctTATCTTCTCGAGCGGGTATTACAAAACATACACGAGTACGTTTTTGACTTCTACAACTGA